The following coding sequences lie in one Rutidosis leptorrhynchoides isolate AG116_Rl617_1_P2 chromosome 6, CSIRO_AGI_Rlap_v1, whole genome shotgun sequence genomic window:
- the LOC139852808 gene encoding putative pentatricopeptide repeat-containing protein At5g65820, translating to MKKLFAVRNRFYCYNYPCSPNHRSFSSSDTFFGPRTGDNVKRHINVEDSKYGADASVNGIRTGIQCRNLEDSFASTSRTREDDNRWRGLIRLDKKSGPTPRDQPHDEFSADVEKIYRILRKFHSRVPKLELALKESGVTVRSGLTERVLNRCGDAGNLGYRFFAWASRQRGYSYNHDVYKSMIKSLSKMRQFGAVWALIDEMRRENPQLITPQVFVVLIRRFASARMVKKAVEVLDEMPKYGCEPDENVFGCLLDALCKNGSIKEAALLFEDMRVRFPPTIKHFTSLLYGWCKEGKLMEAKFVLVQMRNAGFEPDIVVYNNLLNGYAVAGKMVDAFDLLNEMRRKGCDPNATSFTILIQALCGQEKMETAMQVYLDMEKNGCEADVVTYTALISGFCKRGKTIKAYELLDRMIQKGHTPNQMTYLHILNSHEKKDELDECLELVNEMRKIGCYPDLNIYNTVIKLAFKLGEAKEGIRVWNEIEANGLSPGLDNFVNMIHGLIDQECLVEASEYFKEMVGRGLFSTPQYGILKDLLNAMLRGDKLELSKDVWSCIMNKGCELNVYAWTIWIHALFSKGYVKEACSYCLDMMDGGLMPQPDTFAKLMKGLRKLYNRQIAAEITEKVRLMAAERNITFKMYKRRGERDLKEKVKAKNDGRKRRARRRQWGSSKAGSI from the exons ATGAAGAAATTATTTGCAGTTCGCAATCGATTTTACTGCTACAACTACCCTTGCAGTCCTAATCATCGTTCCTTTTCATCTTCAG ATACTTTCTTTGGACCACGTACTGGGGATAATGTCAAACGCCATATAAACGTTGAAGATTCGAAA TATGGTGCAGATGCATCCGTGAACGGGATTCGGACCGGAATCCAGTGTAGAAACTTAGAA GACTCATTCGCCTCGACTTCAAGAACTCGTGAGGATGATAATCGATGGAGAGGTCTCATTCGTCTCGATAAGAAGTCTGGACCCACTCCCCGTGATCAACCACACGATGAATTTTCAGCCGACGTTGAAAAAATTTATAGAATTTTAAGGAAATTTCACTCACGGGTTCCAAAATTGGAACTTGCTTTAAAAGAATCCGGTGTTACAGTACGTTCGGGACTAACCGAACGAGTATTAAACCGTTGCGGTGATGCGGGAAACTTGGGATACAGGTTCTTCGCTTGGGCATCAAGACAACGCGGTTATAGTTACAATCATGATGTATACAAATCAATGATTAAAAGTTTATCAAAAATGAGACAGTTTGGTGCGGTGTGGGCCCTCATTGATGAAATGAGGAGAGAAAACCCCCAACTTATAACCCCCCAAGTGTTTGTTGTTTTAATTAGACGGTTCGCGTCTGCTAGAATGGTCAAAAAAGCAGTTGAAGTGCTCGATGAAATGCCTAAGTACGGATGCGAGCCCGATGAGAACGTGTTCGGGTGTTTATTAGACGCGTTGTGTAAAAACGGAAGCATTAAAGAAGCTGCTTTACTTTTTGAAGACATGCGAGTGCGGTTTCCACCGACGATTAAACATTTTACATCATTGTTATACGGTTGGTGCAAAGAAGGTAAGCTAATGGAGGCTAAATTCGTTCTGGTGCAGATGCGTAACGCTGGATTCGAGCCCGACATCGTTGTTTACAATAATTTGCTTAACGGGTACGCTGTTGCCGGGAAAATGGTGGACGCGTTTGATCTTTTGAACGAAATGAGACGAAAAGGTTGCGATCCAAACGCAACGTCTTTCACTATTTTGATACAAGCGCTTTGTGGTCAAGAAAAAATGGAGACTGCAATGCAGGTTTATTTGGATATGGAGAAAAATGGTTGTGAGGCGGATGTTGTTACTTACACTGCGTTAATAAGTGGTTTTTGTAAACGTGGAAAAACGATAAAGGCGTATGAATTATTAGATCGAATGATACAAAAAGGGCATACACCGAATCAGATGACGTATTTGCATATCTTGAATTCTCATGAAAAGAAAGATGAACTAGACGAATGTTTAGAACTTGTGAACGAGATGCGAAAGATAGGTTGCTATCCGGATCTTAACATTTACAATACTGTTATTAAGCTAGCGTTTAAGTTGGGTGAGGCTAAAGAAGGGATTCGAGTATGGAACGAGATTGAAGCAAACGGGCTTAGCCCGGGACTTGATAATTTTGTAAATATGATACACGGGCTTATCGATCAAGAATGTTTAGTTGAAGCGTCTGAGTATTTTAAAGAAATGGTTGGAAGAGGTCTATTTTCGACCCCTCAATATGGTATTTTGAAAGATCTTTTAAACGCGATGTTAAGAGGTGATAAGCTCGAATTGAGTAAAGATGTATGGAGTTGTATCATGAATAAAGGGTGTGAGCTTAATGTTTATGCGTGGACGATTTGGATTCACGCGCTTTTTTCAAAAGGGTATGTGAAGGAAGCTTGTAGTTATTGTTTGGATATGATGGATGGTGGTTTAATGCCACAGCCGGATACGTTTGCGAAGCTAATGAAAGGTTTGAGAAAACTGTATAATAGACAGATTGCGGCTGAGATAACTGAGAAGGTGAGATTAATGGCTGCTGAGAGGAATATAACGTTTAAAATGTATAAAAGGCGTGGTGAGAGGGATTTGAAGGAGAAAGTTAAGGCAAAAAACGATGGAAGGAAAAGAAGGGCTCGTAGGCGTCAATGGGGAAGTTCGAAAGCTGGTAGTATTTGA
- the LOC139853289 gene encoding uncharacterized protein — MAAKSSIAPDILWNWVIEALANFEQVDIHTLIGLVKMAPAISGDAGENARELVSFRILEDMFARDNETIVNNDASQKDKISFDESERCEDVLKKILHETPERVAKLEKGKWDVRPFIMHKRSVLPKCSLKKLKDVMLETSHPLLASLKEKGKLVISNVSEDINPVIDDIHGTQTTDDIAMNPRNDENKIQENVLQEDDQVENHTEEITEHAANENREVVIEHTLEGTSGSKSIECNTHANSQNAQERAMNRDGQNEKTTFSERVIDERVEIDAQKEAFINSQVTITQDSLSMTEFSELDLCMKCNEGGQLLVCRSESCMLRIHENCLGYDVTLDENEEFFCPFCAYSRAISEYLEAKRKASMARKYVRTFSGFRVKRIPNKCSKKHSESEKNETETTERNGNENTAQPDPPIPVVNDDVDIEIGSLNEETTELFRNPIPEASAPKKKRKEKENQLSPESSCLLRPRKKKAQYTDSPIPLLRRKIIPWTKSEEEMLKEGVARYSDDAMYKGIPWKEILYFGRNVFPQRAYNYRLKRQMEKHM; from the exons ATGGCGGCCAAGTCTTCTATTGCTCCAGACATCCTTTGGAATTGGGTCATTGAAGCCCTTGCGAATTTCGAACAAGTAGACATTCATACTTTAATTG GTCTAGTGAAAATGGCACCTGCAATCTCAGGTGATGCGGGAGAAAACGCGAGAGAACTGGTCTCGTTCAGAATCCTGGAAGACATGTTTGCTCGTGATAATGAAACTATAGTTAATAATGATGCTTCACAAAAGGACAAAATCAGTTTTGATGAATCCGAAAGATGTGAAGATGTCCTTAAGAAGATATTACACGAG ACACCTGAACGTGTGGCTAAACTGGAAAAAGGAAAGTGGGATGTTCGTCCTTTTATAATGCATAAGAGGTCTGTCTTGCCTAAATGTTCATTAAAAAAG CTTAAGGACGTGATGCTCGAGACTAGTCATCCACTTCTTGCTTCATTGAAAGAAAAGGGTAAACTAGTAATTTCAAATGTATCTGAAGATATAAATCCAGTGATCGATGATATCCATGGTACTCAAACTACGGATGATATAGCTATGAACCCTAGAAACGATGAAAACAAGATTCAAGAAAATGTGTTGCAAGAGGATGATCAAGTAGAGAATCACACTGAAGAAATTACAGAGCATGCTGCAAATGAAAACCGTGAAGTAGTTATAGAACACACGTTAGAAGGAACCAGTGGTAGCAAATCGATTGAATGTAATACACATGCTAATTCTCAAAATGCTCAAGAACGGGCCATGAATCGTGATGGTCAAAATGAAAAAACTACCTTTAGTGAAAGAGTTATTGATGAGAGAGTTGAAATTGATGCTCAAAAAGAAGCTTTTATAAATTCTCAGGTCACAATAACTCAAGATTCGTTGTCTATGACTGAATTCTCGGAGTTAGATTTATGTATGAAGTGTAACGAAGGTGGTCAATTGTTAGTTTGTAGGTCAGAGTCATGCATGTTAAggattcatgaaaattgtttggggTATGATGTCACACTTGATGAAAATGAGGAGTTTTTCTGCCCGTTCTGTGCGTATTCTCGTGCGATATCAGAGTATCTGGAAGCTAAGAGAAAGGCTTCAATGGCTAGAAAATATGTACGAACTTTTTCGGGGTTTAGAGTCAAACGTATACCAAACAAGTGCTCCAAGAAACACAGTGAGTCGGAGAAAAACGAAACCGAAACGACTGAAAGAAATGGCAACGAAAACACTGCCCAACCTGATCCTCCAATACCAGTTGTTAATGATGATGTAGATATAGAAATTGGAAGCTTGAATGAGGAAACTACTGAGTTGTTTCGAAATCCGATACCCGAAGCGAGTGCCCCGAAAAAGAAACGTAAGGAAAAAGAGAACCAACTGTCGCCCGAGTCTAGTTGCTTATTAAGACCCCGTAAGAAGAAAGCACAATA TACTGATTCACCAATTCCTTTGTTAAGGCGAAAGATAATTCCATGGACGAAATCAGAGGAAGAGATGTTGAAG GAAGGTGTTGCAAGATATTCAGATGATGCTATGTATAAAGGAATTCCATGGAAGGAGATTTTATATTTCGGACGCAATGTGTTTCCACAAAGGGCGTACAACTATAGACTTAAAAGACAAATGGAGAAACATATGTAA